One part of the Sorangiineae bacterium MSr11954 genome encodes these proteins:
- a CDS encoding SDR family NAD(P)-dependent oxidoreductase encodes MSTGNVTVVTGAAGALGSALTRHLAKSGHRVVALDRKEMEGPLRVLEKELASSVLSLVTDVALESDWNATLAHAAAKFSAPTGAVLTAGGWSGGSPIHASQGDAVWDSMLQSNLETVYRGLRALLPGMVAQGRGSIVVIGARGAVRPEASAGAAAYAASKAAVVSLAQTVAEEVRTSGVRVNAVLPSIIDTPGNRAGMPDADPSKWVSTESLAGVIAFLLSDLARDISGALLPVYGQS; translated from the coding sequence ATGAGCACCGGCAACGTCACCGTGGTCACGGGCGCGGCGGGCGCCCTGGGCTCCGCGCTCACGCGGCACTTGGCCAAGAGCGGTCACCGCGTGGTGGCGCTCGATCGCAAGGAGATGGAGGGGCCTCTGCGCGTGCTGGAGAAGGAGCTCGCGTCCTCCGTGCTCAGCCTGGTCACCGACGTGGCGCTGGAGAGCGACTGGAACGCGACCCTCGCCCACGCGGCGGCCAAATTCAGCGCGCCCACGGGCGCGGTGCTCACGGCCGGCGGATGGAGCGGCGGCTCGCCGATCCATGCTTCGCAGGGCGACGCCGTATGGGATTCGATGCTGCAGAGCAACTTGGAGACCGTGTACCGCGGCTTGCGCGCGCTCTTGCCGGGCATGGTGGCCCAGGGGCGCGGCAGCATCGTGGTGATCGGCGCGCGCGGGGCCGTGCGGCCCGAGGCCAGCGCAGGGGCGGCGGCGTATGCGGCGTCGAAGGCGGCCGTGGTGTCCTTGGCGCAGACGGTGGCCGAGGAGGTGCGGACCTCGGGCGTGCGCGTGAACGCGGTGCTGCCGAGCATCATCGACACACCGGGCAACCGCGCGGGCATGCCGGACGCCGATCCGTCCAAGTGGGTCTCGACCGAGTCGCTCGCCGGCGTCATCGCATTTCTGCTCTCGGACCTGGCGCGCGACATCTCGGGCGCGCTGCTCCCCGTGTACGGTCAGTCGTAA
- the secA gene encoding preprotein translocase subunit SecA — protein sequence MFAWALKKILGTSHEREVKRLRPRVEAINALEPAIKKLSDAELRAKTFEFKEKLENGATLDDILHEAFAVAREAGWRALKMRHFDVQLIGGMVLHGGNIAEMRTGEGKTLVATLPCYLNALEGRGVHVVTVNDYLAKRDSEWMGKLYGFLGLTTGVVVHSQNDVDKKRAYRADITYGQNNEFGFDYLRDNMKFSALEYAQRELNFAIVDEVDSILIDEARTPLIISGQQEASSQKYRTINEVIPRLRKDEHYLVDEKQHSVTLTDEGVEQAQKLMGISNLYDPVNLESLHILNQCLRAHALYKRDVNYLVADDGKVLIIDEFTGRVLPGRRWSDGLHQAVEAKENVRIQEETRTMATITFQNLFRLYRKLGGMTGTADTEASEFHSTYKLNVIQIPTNKAILREDGEDLVYKTEREKFTAVAGEIEELYKNGQPVLVGTTSVEKSNAIAAILKKKKIPHAVLNAKQHEKEAYVVAQAGRKGAITVSTNMAGRGTDIILGGNPEMLAKLEFRELGKDPDAEPEEFATLVAKYEVSCKKEGDEVRAAGGLHILGTERHESRRIDNQLRGRAGRQGDPGSSRFYLSLEDDLMRIFGGERVKALMERMGMPDDEPIEHPWVSKSISDAQSKVEGRNFDIRKNLLEYDDVMSEQRKTVYKVRQQLLIGRYTPEKVDDDGKPTGKLRVIEPLDRLRNDVKDAIRDMLLHYGTSTAPGGGGKPESIEAIKELYELGSLQEDIYNYWGYKFEYRESDAQKPQKVYERLLDEIPRSLTEQRERLLDLMDGIIAAIIEESCPSNVPPEDWKWDDVAEGFRDHFMIKPKDYEHAHDAEDLAHRLYDQAQAALEAKEKDFGTELLLKLFRHYYLTEIDRAWVEHLTNMEHLRDGIGLRGYGQRDPKQEYKKEGYDIFVTMMAQISSNVATNLFQAQVRREADVEQMAREEHERHEAQLRDAITRHGSEIDPGTDQDDPAAQPARAPVRRPQQARVVQPVQRSGPKIGRNDPCPCGSGQKFKKCHGAALEEEGADQDDANA from the coding sequence ATGTTTGCGTGGGCCCTCAAGAAAATCCTCGGTACCTCCCATGAGCGCGAAGTCAAACGGCTTAGGCCTCGCGTGGAAGCCATTAATGCTCTCGAGCCTGCCATCAAGAAACTGAGCGACGCAGAGCTCAGGGCAAAAACCTTCGAGTTCAAGGAAAAGCTCGAGAACGGAGCCACGCTCGACGACATTTTGCACGAAGCGTTCGCGGTCGCGCGCGAGGCCGGCTGGCGCGCCCTCAAGATGCGCCACTTCGATGTGCAGTTGATCGGAGGCATGGTGCTGCACGGCGGCAACATCGCCGAGATGCGCACCGGCGAGGGCAAGACCTTGGTCGCCACCTTGCCGTGTTACCTCAACGCGCTCGAAGGCCGCGGGGTGCACGTCGTCACGGTCAACGACTACCTGGCCAAGCGCGACTCGGAGTGGATGGGGAAGCTCTACGGATTCCTCGGCCTCACCACCGGCGTGGTCGTGCACTCGCAGAACGACGTGGACAAGAAGCGGGCGTACCGCGCGGACATCACCTACGGCCAGAACAACGAGTTCGGCTTCGACTACCTGCGCGACAACATGAAGTTCAGCGCGCTCGAGTACGCGCAGCGCGAGCTCAACTTCGCCATCGTCGACGAGGTCGACTCCATCCTCATCGACGAGGCCCGCACGCCGCTCATCATCAGCGGCCAGCAAGAGGCCTCCAGCCAGAAGTACCGCACGATCAACGAGGTCATCCCGCGCCTGCGCAAGGACGAGCACTACCTGGTCGACGAGAAGCAGCACAGCGTGACCTTGACCGACGAAGGCGTCGAGCAAGCGCAAAAGCTGATGGGCATCTCCAACCTGTACGACCCGGTCAACCTCGAGTCGCTGCACATCTTGAATCAGTGCTTGCGCGCGCACGCCCTCTACAAGCGCGACGTGAATTACCTGGTGGCCGACGACGGCAAAGTCCTCATCATCGACGAGTTCACCGGGCGCGTGCTCCCGGGCCGTCGCTGGTCGGACGGTCTGCACCAGGCGGTGGAGGCCAAGGAGAACGTGCGGATCCAGGAAGAGACCCGCACGATGGCGACCATCACCTTCCAGAACCTGTTCCGCCTCTACAGGAAGCTCGGGGGGATGACCGGTACGGCCGACACCGAGGCCTCCGAGTTCCACTCGACCTACAAGCTGAACGTCATCCAGATCCCCACGAACAAGGCCATTTTGCGCGAGGACGGCGAGGACCTGGTCTACAAGACCGAGCGCGAGAAGTTTACGGCCGTGGCGGGCGAGATCGAGGAGCTCTACAAGAACGGGCAGCCCGTCTTGGTCGGAACGACCAGCGTGGAGAAGAGCAACGCCATCGCGGCCATCCTCAAGAAGAAGAAGATCCCGCACGCGGTCCTCAACGCCAAGCAGCACGAGAAGGAGGCGTACGTGGTCGCGCAGGCCGGTCGCAAAGGGGCCATCACGGTCTCCACGAACATGGCCGGACGCGGCACGGACATCATCCTGGGCGGCAACCCGGAGATGCTCGCGAAGCTGGAGTTCCGCGAGCTCGGCAAGGATCCGGACGCCGAGCCCGAGGAGTTCGCGACCTTGGTCGCCAAGTACGAAGTGTCGTGCAAGAAGGAAGGCGACGAGGTGCGCGCGGCCGGCGGTCTGCACATCCTCGGCACCGAGCGTCACGAGTCGCGGCGCATCGACAATCAGCTGCGCGGGCGCGCGGGGCGCCAAGGCGATCCGGGCTCCAGCCGCTTCTATCTGTCGCTCGAAGACGATTTGATGCGCATCTTCGGCGGCGAGCGGGTGAAGGCGCTCATGGAGCGCATGGGCATGCCGGACGACGAGCCGATCGAGCACCCCTGGGTGAGCAAGTCGATCAGCGATGCGCAGTCCAAGGTCGAGGGCCGCAACTTCGACATCCGCAAGAACCTGCTCGAGTACGACGACGTGATGAGCGAGCAGCGCAAGACGGTCTACAAAGTCCGCCAGCAGCTGCTCATCGGCCGCTACACGCCCGAAAAGGTGGACGACGACGGCAAGCCCACCGGCAAGCTCCGGGTCATCGAGCCGCTCGACCGCCTGCGAAACGACGTCAAAGACGCCATCCGCGACATGCTGCTCCACTACGGCACCTCCACGGCGCCCGGCGGCGGCGGCAAGCCCGAGTCGATCGAGGCCATCAAGGAGCTGTACGAGCTCGGGAGCCTGCAGGAAGACATCTACAACTACTGGGGCTACAAGTTCGAGTACCGCGAGAGCGACGCGCAGAAGCCGCAGAAGGTCTACGAGCGGCTGCTCGACGAGATCCCGCGCAGCTTGACGGAGCAGCGCGAGCGGCTGCTCGACCTCATGGACGGCATCATCGCGGCCATCATCGAGGAGAGCTGCCCCTCCAACGTCCCGCCCGAAGACTGGAAGTGGGACGACGTGGCCGAAGGCTTCCGCGATCACTTCATGATCAAGCCGAAGGACTACGAGCACGCGCACGACGCGGAGGACCTCGCGCACCGCCTCTACGATCAGGCGCAGGCGGCGCTCGAGGCCAAGGAGAAGGACTTCGGCACCGAGCTGCTGCTCAAGCTATTCCGCCATTATTACCTAACCGAGATCGACCGCGCGTGGGTCGAGCACCTCACGAACATGGAGCACCTGCGCGACGGCATCGGCCTGCGCGGCTACGGCCAGCGCGATCCGAAGCAGGAGTACAAGAAGGAGGGCTACGACATCTTCGTGACGATGATGGCGCAGATCAGCTCCAACGTCGCCACCAACCTGTTCCAAGCCCAAGTGCGCCGCGAAGCCGACGTCGAGCAAATGGCGCGCGAGGAGCACGAGCGGCACGAAGCGCAGCTCCGCGACGCCATCACGCGCCACGGCTCCGAGATCGATCCCGGCACCGATCAAGACGATCCGGCCGCGCAGCCCGCCCGCGCCCCCGTGCGCAGGCCGCAGCAGGCCCGCGTCGTTCAGCCGGTCCAGCGCTCGGGGCCGAAGATCGGTCGCAACGATCCTTGCCCGTGCGGCAGCGGGCAAAAATTCAAGAAGTGCCACGGCGCGGCCCTCGAAGAAGAGGGCGCGGATCAGGACGACGCCAACGCATAG
- a CDS encoding AraC family transcriptional regulator: MKLRAHPLPGVEVTRVEGDTHLWIGHSTHYGLSLVYEGAFDFWYRKHVATHVPGRLKLKEPGEIHRDVRVHAPVTAQSVALSPDLVEGVARGLGLKGVPHFAAAVTQGHGRAERLGLRLHACLGAAAPDRLEAESLLVEALEAIWADYGEVGVARAARGADRGGGAAARVREYLHAHWQDNVSLDELSVRVGRNKFSLLREFRAEYGLPPYEYLTHLRVARARLLLGAGRRASEVALEVGLYDQSQLHRHFTRIVGVTPGRFVKNAQDRARRRR, encoded by the coding sequence ATGAAGTTACGAGCTCATCCGCTGCCCGGGGTGGAGGTGACGCGCGTGGAGGGCGACACGCACCTTTGGATCGGCCACTCGACCCACTACGGCCTTTCGCTCGTCTACGAGGGGGCGTTCGACTTTTGGTACCGGAAGCACGTCGCGACCCACGTGCCGGGACGGCTGAAATTAAAGGAGCCCGGCGAGATCCATCGGGACGTGCGGGTGCACGCTCCGGTGACGGCGCAGAGCGTGGCGCTGTCGCCGGACTTGGTGGAGGGGGTAGCGCGGGGGCTCGGGTTGAAGGGCGTTCCGCATTTTGCGGCGGCCGTGACCCAGGGACATGGGCGGGCGGAGCGGCTTGGTTTGCGGCTGCACGCGTGCCTTGGCGCGGCGGCGCCGGATCGGCTGGAGGCGGAGTCGCTCCTGGTGGAGGCGCTCGAGGCGATTTGGGCGGACTATGGGGAGGTGGGGGTGGCGCGGGCGGCGCGGGGCGCGGATCGCGGGGGTGGTGCGGCGGCGCGGGTGCGGGAGTATTTGCACGCGCACTGGCAGGACAACGTGAGCTTGGACGAGCTCTCCGTGCGGGTCGGGCGCAACAAGTTCTCGCTGTTGCGGGAGTTTCGGGCCGAGTATGGGCTGCCGCCGTACGAATATCTGACGCACTTGCGGGTGGCGCGGGCGCGGCTTTTGTTGGGGGCGGGGAGGCGCGCGTCGGAGGTGGCTCTGGAGGTGGGGTTGTACGATCAGAGCCAGTTGCACCGGCATTTCACGCGGATCGTGGGGGTGACGCCGGGGAGGTTCGTCAAGAACGCCCAAGATCGGGCGCGGCGGCGGCGCTAG
- a CDS encoding metal-dependent hydrolase has translation MTWLGHAGFEVVSPGGTRLLLDPWIKENPKTPAEWKEVARYEREKPVAILVTHAHGDHAQDVPALAQATGALVVGTGEQLRAMKIPEPQQHLINVGGPSRLGDVTIYAVPAMHSSEPGGRPLGYVIRFADGRTLYHTGDTWLFGDMALIEELYHPDILLLEAGGARWGLDPKTAALAVRKYFHPRIIVPMHYGTFPGMSPESEVREAFEGDARVRFLTPGAPSLL, from the coding sequence GTGACGTGGTTGGGGCACGCGGGGTTCGAGGTGGTTTCGCCGGGGGGGACGAGGTTGCTCCTCGATCCGTGGATCAAGGAGAACCCCAAGACGCCGGCCGAGTGGAAGGAGGTCGCGCGTTACGAGCGGGAGAAGCCGGTCGCCATTTTGGTCACGCACGCCCATGGGGATCATGCGCAGGATGTACCGGCCCTGGCGCAGGCGACGGGGGCGCTGGTGGTGGGCACGGGGGAGCAGCTTCGGGCGATGAAGATCCCCGAGCCGCAGCAGCACCTCATCAACGTGGGCGGACCTTCGCGGTTGGGGGACGTCACGATTTACGCGGTCCCCGCGATGCACTCGAGCGAGCCGGGCGGGCGGCCCCTCGGGTACGTGATTCGGTTTGCCGACGGGCGAACGCTTTACCACACGGGCGATACGTGGCTCTTTGGCGATATGGCGCTCATCGAGGAGCTTTACCATCCGGACATTCTTCTCCTGGAGGCCGGCGGCGCCCGTTGGGGGCTCGATCCAAAGACGGCCGCGCTCGCCGTGCGCAAATACTTTCACCCGCGGATCATCGTGCCGATGCACTACGGCACATTTCCCGGCATGTCCCCGGAGTCCGAGGTGCGCGAGGCGTTCGAGGGCGACGCGCGCGTTCGATTTCTAACGCCCGGCGCGCCGTCGCTTCTGTAG
- a CDS encoding LLM class flavin-dependent oxidoreductase — protein sequence MSLVLNVLDQSPVFAGQSPVVAVQNTVRLACEAEKLGYRRFWVSEHHGSRAFGSASPEILIARIASATSRIRVGAGGILLRHYQPLKVAEQFNLLEAMFPGRIDLGLGSTTGAPPRVALALRASRSSPPFEARIDELIGYLGPGAPDAFRAVPVVPAAPLPWVLGTSPASALLAAKRGLPFAVGQFLAPRNLDETIDTYHHAFEPSKWLERPRVNLALFVICADSEERALTLGSPAEAWLVQSSLRKMNVPFPTTSEALATANAAPGAHDGYDETELREIAARRSAVMAGTGRDIAKELRRRVAGGRVHEVTLVTIAEHFEDRLRSYQLVAEACGLAAPGGGAP from the coding sequence GTGTCGCTCGTCCTCAATGTCCTCGATCAGTCGCCGGTGTTCGCGGGGCAATCGCCGGTGGTGGCCGTGCAGAACACGGTGCGGCTCGCGTGCGAGGCGGAGAAGCTCGGCTACCGCCGCTTTTGGGTCTCGGAGCACCATGGCAGCCGCGCGTTCGGATCGGCGTCGCCGGAGATTTTGATCGCGCGCATCGCCTCGGCCACCTCGCGCATCCGGGTGGGCGCGGGCGGCATCTTGCTCCGGCATTATCAGCCGCTCAAGGTGGCCGAGCAATTCAACTTGCTCGAGGCGATGTTCCCCGGACGCATCGATCTCGGCCTCGGCAGCACCACCGGCGCGCCGCCGCGGGTGGCGTTGGCCTTGCGCGCGAGTCGGTCATCGCCGCCGTTCGAAGCGCGCATCGACGAGCTCATAGGCTACCTCGGCCCCGGCGCGCCCGACGCGTTTCGCGCGGTGCCCGTGGTGCCGGCGGCGCCGCTCCCGTGGGTCTTGGGAACGTCGCCGGCGAGCGCGCTCTTGGCGGCCAAACGCGGGCTCCCATTTGCGGTGGGGCAATTTCTGGCGCCGCGCAACTTGGACGAAACAATCGACACGTACCATCACGCATTCGAACCTTCCAAGTGGCTCGAACGACCTCGCGTCAACCTTGCCCTTTTCGTCATTTGTGCCGATAGCGAGGAGCGAGCACTCACGCTTGGATCACCTGCGGAGGCGTGGCTTGTTCAAAGCTCGTTGCGAAAGATGAACGTTCCATTTCCAACTACCTCGGAGGCGCTCGCCACCGCGAACGCCGCCCCGGGTGCACACGACGGATACGATGAGACGGAGCTCCGCGAGATCGCCGCGCGACGGAGCGCCGTGATGGCCGGCACCGGCCGAGACATCGCCAAAGAGCTTCGGCGGCGGGTCGCCGGCGGGCGCGTGCACGAGGTGACATTGGTCACCATCGCCGAGCACTTCGAGGATCGCCTTCGCTCGTACCAGCTCGTCGCGGAGGCGTGCGGTCTCGCGGCTCCAGGCGGAGGCGCGCCATGA
- a CDS encoding GNAT family N-acetyltransferase produces the protein MIDLATLDDVPAILALANWAATNTTANFATGEEPLTEWIASWQATREYHPWLVARENGKVVGFAKSAPHRARGAYRWMAEVSVYVDPQRHERGLGRALYDRLLPTLRAQGYVTLLGGITSPNPASERLHAAVGFVRCGTYHRAGWKFGQWHDVGYWERHLQRADLPPQDLLPVREVWPAIHAWCTESAGLAVERVELGSKDAEDLIGGLNRELAAAYPEPGANHFRLEASEVAVSRGAFVIAYLDRRPVACGAFRTMDETSAELKRMYVVPRWRGLGISKRVLRALEEHAASLHVKRMVLETGTRQSEALALYARNGYRRIPLFGEYVGSPCSICMEKSLTA, from the coding sequence ATGATCGACCTCGCGACCTTGGACGACGTCCCCGCCATTTTGGCCCTGGCCAATTGGGCCGCGACGAACACCACCGCCAACTTCGCGACGGGCGAGGAGCCTCTGACCGAGTGGATCGCCAGCTGGCAGGCGACCCGCGAATACCACCCTTGGCTCGTCGCCCGCGAGAACGGCAAGGTGGTCGGCTTCGCCAAGAGCGCGCCGCACCGCGCGCGCGGCGCGTACCGGTGGATGGCGGAGGTCTCCGTCTACGTCGATCCCCAGCGCCATGAGCGAGGCCTCGGGCGCGCGCTGTACGATCGTTTGCTCCCTACGCTTCGCGCGCAAGGCTATGTCACCTTGCTGGGCGGCATCACCTCGCCGAACCCCGCGAGCGAGCGCCTGCACGCGGCCGTCGGCTTCGTGCGCTGCGGCACGTATCACCGCGCGGGCTGGAAGTTCGGCCAATGGCACGACGTCGGCTATTGGGAGCGCCACCTGCAGCGCGCCGATCTGCCGCCCCAGGATCTCCTGCCGGTGCGCGAGGTGTGGCCCGCGATTCATGCATGGTGCACCGAATCGGCCGGCCTCGCCGTCGAGCGCGTGGAGCTCGGGTCCAAGGACGCCGAGGATCTCATCGGTGGCCTCAATCGGGAGCTCGCCGCTGCCTACCCCGAGCCGGGCGCCAACCACTTTCGGCTCGAGGCCTCGGAGGTGGCCGTCTCCCGCGGTGCGTTCGTGATCGCTTACCTCGATCGCCGACCGGTCGCCTGTGGAGCCTTTCGGACCATGGATGAAACCTCCGCCGAGTTGAAACGAATGTACGTGGTGCCGCGCTGGCGTGGGCTGGGCATCTCCAAGCGTGTTCTGCGCGCCCTGGAGGAGCACGCCGCCAGCCTCCATGTGAAACGCATGGTCCTCGAGACCGGGACACGCCAGTCGGAGGCCCTCGCTTTGTACGCGCGCAATGGGTATCGCCGCATCCCCCTCTTCGGTGAGTATGTCGGCTCTCCCTGCAGCATCTGCATGGAGAAATCGCTTACCGCTTAA
- a CDS encoding protein kinase: MSERSQGGGATAGGPMDARVAAPREHAPDPLIGRTINGRYRIDAVIARGGMGKVYRAEQAPLGRVCALKILSPRYDGEDDPEFRRRFFLEASTAAKLSHSNTVTIFDYGKAENEEIYYIAMEYIEGHTLSRVLRRAGPLPEDRVRHIAAQICRSLREAHGLGVVHRDLKPGNIMLTDKGDERDSVKVLDFGLVKDVTNNAEDHTQEGLFMGSPKYMAPEQILGEALSPRVDIYSMGILLYEMLTTKVPYDRGEAGIATLMAHVNEPLPSMHSVFPGLIVSPQMEAIVYRCLEKDPARRYGSMNELLAAIKGGSEEGWLETSGAYPKPRVPISTPDALATPFSERFSDRRPSVPPHRSMGALAGSIPAAPSSETEIVRTTPAKRQKLILAVLGGAVTAAALLTVVSHLLSNKPAPLAPTAQAHAPTMAPAANAGNANAAPGAAPAEGAKPIITGIVKEGAGSGAQRAVRIDSDPPGATVTEDAQELCASTPCDVILTGEDATKEHRLTVAKKGFKPSKPLVVDPQTESLEVKLVPTVGAAVVRPSSPPQPPRKADSPKGDKGDPALGPSAKPDPYKPDPY, translated from the coding sequence ATGTCCGAGAGGAGTCAAGGGGGAGGGGCCACTGCGGGAGGCCCGATGGACGCGCGCGTGGCCGCCCCGCGCGAGCACGCCCCTGATCCACTGATTGGTCGGACCATCAATGGCCGCTATCGCATCGACGCGGTGATTGCGCGCGGCGGCATGGGAAAGGTCTATCGCGCGGAGCAAGCGCCCCTCGGCCGGGTCTGCGCGCTGAAGATCTTGAGCCCCCGATACGACGGTGAGGACGATCCGGAGTTTCGAAGGCGCTTCTTCCTCGAGGCCTCCACGGCCGCGAAGCTCTCGCACTCCAATACGGTCACCATTTTCGACTACGGCAAGGCCGAGAACGAAGAGATTTACTACATCGCCATGGAGTACATCGAGGGGCACACCCTCTCGCGGGTGCTCCGTCGCGCGGGCCCCCTGCCCGAAGATCGCGTCCGCCACATCGCCGCGCAGATCTGCCGCTCCTTGCGCGAGGCGCACGGCCTCGGGGTGGTCCATCGCGATCTCAAGCCGGGCAACATCATGCTCACCGACAAGGGCGATGAGCGCGACAGCGTCAAGGTGCTCGACTTCGGCCTGGTCAAAGACGTCACGAACAACGCCGAGGATCATACGCAAGAAGGCTTGTTCATGGGCTCCCCCAAGTACATGGCGCCCGAGCAGATCCTGGGGGAGGCGCTGTCGCCGCGCGTGGACATCTACTCCATGGGCATCTTGCTCTACGAGATGCTCACGACCAAGGTGCCCTACGACCGCGGCGAGGCCGGCATCGCCACCTTGATGGCCCACGTGAACGAGCCCTTGCCCAGCATGCACTCCGTCTTTCCGGGGCTGATCGTCTCCCCGCAGATGGAGGCGATCGTGTACCGCTGCCTCGAGAAAGATCCGGCGCGCCGCTACGGCTCGATGAACGAGCTCCTGGCCGCCATCAAGGGCGGCTCGGAGGAGGGATGGCTCGAGACCAGCGGCGCGTACCCCAAGCCGCGCGTCCCCATCTCCACCCCCGACGCGCTGGCCACGCCGTTCTCGGAGCGCTTCTCCGATCGGCGGCCGAGCGTCCCGCCCCATCGCTCCATGGGGGCCCTGGCCGGCTCCATCCCCGCCGCGCCCTCCAGCGAGACGGAGATCGTGCGGACCACCCCGGCGAAACGGCAAAAGCTGATCCTCGCCGTCCTCGGCGGCGCGGTGACCGCCGCCGCGCTCCTCACCGTGGTCTCGCACCTGCTCTCGAACAAGCCCGCGCCGCTGGCCCCGACGGCGCAGGCCCACGCGCCCACCATGGCGCCTGCGGCCAATGCAGGGAACGCGAACGCGGCGCCCGGCGCGGCGCCGGCAGAGGGCGCAAAGCCCATTATCACGGGGATCGTAAAGGAAGGCGCGGGCTCGGGGGCGCAGCGTGCGGTTCGCATCGACAGCGACCCCCCCGGCGCAACCGTGACGGAAGATGCGCAAGAACTTTGCGCCAGCACGCCTTGTGATGTGATCCTGACGGGCGAGGACGCCACGAAGGAGCATCGTCTTACCGTCGCGAAGAAAGGTTTCAAGCCGTCCAAGCCCCTCGTCGTCGACCCCCAGACGGAGAGCCTCGAGGTCAAGCTCGTTCCCACGGTGGGGGCCGCAGTCGTTCGGCCGTCTTCACCGCCGCAGCCACCCAGGAAAGCCGATTCTCCGAAGGGCGACAAGGGCGACCCTGCTCTTGGCCCGTCGGCCAAGCCCGATCCCTACAAGCCGGATCCTTACTAG